One window of Papio anubis isolate 15944 chromosome 10, Panubis1.0, whole genome shotgun sequence genomic DNA carries:
- the LOC108581418 gene encoding uncharacterized protein LOC108581418: MAGKGGAGQVRTCGGRRGRRRVSRRCAQVRAEASGALCSTALAEDQDQEITEGDRQAPGPPLPPRDEPLAQTGPERFVRSARVRQGRPLSTSPGARPDRHAGTCRRHRHRHRHHTGGRGCAPLKWRSGSHPAPPALPCPARSFWAARLHSAS; the protein is encoded by the coding sequence ATGGCTGGGAAGGGAGGGGCGGGCCAGGTGCGCACCTGCGGTGGCCGCCGCGGCCGCCGACGTGTCAGCCGCAGATGCGCTCAGGTGAGGGCGGAGGCTAGCGGGGCGCTGTGCAGCACTGCGCTCGCGGAAGACCAGGACCAGGAGATCACCGAGGGCGACCGCCAGGCCCCGGGCCCTCCGCTCCCGCCCCGCGACGAGCCCCTCGCACAAACCGGACCTGAGCGTTTTGTTCGTTCGGCTCGCGTGAGGCAGGGGCGGCCTCTCAGCACCAGCCCGGGGGCCCGGCCTGATCGCCACGCAGGCACCTgccgccgccaccgccaccgccatCGCCACCATACGGGTGGGAGAGGCTGTGCGCCGCTCAAGTGGAGATCCGGCTCCCATCCGGCCCCACCCgccctgccttgccctgcccGCAGCTTCTGGGCTGCCAGGCTCCATTCTGCGTCGTAA
- the CRYBA2 gene encoding beta-crystallin A2: MSSAPAPGPAPASLTLWDEEDFQGRRCRLLSDCANVCERGGLRRVRSVKVENGVWVAFEYPDFQGQQFILEKGDYPRWSAWSGSSSHNSNQLLSFRPVLCANHSDSRVTLFEGDNFQGCKFDLIDDYPSLPSMGWASKDVGSLKVSSGAWVAYQYPGYRGYQYVLERDRHSGEFRTYSEFGTQAHTGQLQSIRRVQH; the protein is encoded by the exons ATGAGCAGCGCCCCCGCACCGGGCCCAGCGCCCGCCAGCCTCACGCTCTGGGATGAGGAGGACTTCCAGGGCCGTCGCTGTCGGCTGCTGAGCGACTGTGCGAACGTCTGCGAGCGCGGAGGCCTGCGCAGGGTGCGCTCGGTCAAGGTGGAAAACGGCGT TTGGGTGGCCTTTGAGTACCCCGACTTCCAGGGACAGCAGTTCATTCTGGAGAAGGGAGACTATCCTCGCTGGAGCGCCTGGAGTGGCAGCAGCAGCCACAACAGCAACCAGCTGCTGTCCTTCAGGCCAGTGCTCTGCGCG AACCACAGTGACAGCCGTGTGACACTGTTTGAGGGGGACAACTTCCAAGGTTGCAAGTTTGACCTCATTGATGACTACCCATCCCTGCCCTCCATGGGCTGGGCCAGCAAGGATGTGGGTTCCCTCAAAGTCAGCTCCGGAGC GTGGGTGGCCTACCAGTACCCAGGCTACCGAGGCTACCAATACGTGTTGGAACGAGACCGGCACAGCGGAGAGTTCCGTACCTACAGTGAGTTCGGCACACAGGCCCACACTGGGCAGCTTCAGTCCATCCGGAGAGTCCAGCACTAG
- the FEV gene encoding protein FEV: MRQSGASQPLLINMYLPDPVGDGLFKEGKNPSWGPLSPAVQKGSGQIQLWQFLLELLADRANAGCIAWEGGHGEFKLTDPDEVARRWGERKSKPNMNYDKLSRALRYYYDKNIMSKVHGKRYAYRFDFQGLAQACQPPPAHAHAAAAAAAAAAAAQDGALYKLPAGLAPLPFPGLSKLNLMAASAGVAPAGFSYWPGPGPTATAAAATAALYPSPSLQPPPGPFGAVAAASHLGGHYH, from the exons ATGAGACAGAGCGGCGCCTCCCAGCCCCTGCTGATCAACATGTACCTGCCAG ATCCCGTCGGAGACGGTCTCTTCAAGGAAGGGAAGAACCCGAGCTGGGGCCCGCTGAGCCCGGCGGTTCAGAAAG GCAGCGGACAGATCCAGCTGTGGCAGTTTCTGCTGGAGCTGCTGGCTGACCGCGCGAACGCCGGTTGCATCGCGTGGGAGGGTGGTCACGGCGAGTTCAAGCTCACTGACCCGGACGAGGTGGCGCGGCGGTGGGGCGAGCGCAAGAGCAAGCCCAACATGAACTACGACAAGCTGAGCCGCGCCCTTCGCTACTACTACGACAAGAACATCATGAGTAAGGTGCACGGCAAGCGCTACGCCTACCGCTTCGACTTCCAGGGCCTGGCGCAGGCCTGCCAGCCACCGCCCGCGCACGCCcatgccgccgccgccgctgctgctgccgccgccgccgcccaaGACGGCGCGCTCTACAAGCTGCCCGCCGGCCTCGCCCCGTTGCCCTTCCCTGGCCTCTCCAAACTCAACCTCATGGCCGCCTCGGCCGGCGTCGCGCCCGCCGGCTTCTCCTACTGGCCAGGCCCGGGCCCCACCGCCACGGCTGCCGCCGCCACCGCAGCGCTCTACCCCAGTCCCAGCTTGCAGCCCCCGCCCGGGCCCTTCGGGGCAGTGGCCGCAGCCTCGCACTTGGGGGGCCATTACCACTAG